GCCGGACGCTTTTCCGTCCCTGGCCCTGCTCAGTACAGGCGCCCTCTTCGCGGCGGCCCTCGCCTTCGCCTGGGAACGGGTGGGGGCGCGGCGGGCCCTGGTGATGGCCGTCCTGGGCTTCGCGGTGGGGCTGGGGGTGGAGGTGCTGGGGAGCCGGACGGGCTTTCCCTTCGGCCAGTATTCCTACGCCGGGGCACCCGGGCCGACGCTGCTCGGCGTGCCGCTTCTCGTGCCGCTGGGCTGGTTCGCCCTGCCGCTGGCCGCCGCGCTCTTGAGTGGGGGGCGAGCCTGGCTGGCGGGCCTGCTCCTCGTCGGGTGGGACGTGGGCCTGGAACCCCTGATGACCGCCCAGGGCTACTGGCGCTGGAGCGATCCCGTACCCCTGTGGGCGGGCGCACCGGTTCAGAACTTCCTGGGCTGGTGGGCGGTTGGAACGGGGTTGAGCTGGGCGTTGGTGGGGTTGGCGCCGGGGTTGTTCGGGCGGCCAGGTCGGGGCTGGGGAGTACACGAGACCAGGGTTGAAGTTCCGGTGACTTCCCGCCTGCTCCGGGTGGAGAGGGCGCC
This genomic interval from Deinococcus aerius contains the following:
- a CDS encoding carotenoid biosynthesis protein, producing MTPTLLRSGLALAALGVSFLGALLVLRDLTAGWLLIALGLPLSFLLALAGDALRNDFSGTLRARAAVLSAQMRPWMWLTALYAALKIPVPLWPDAFPSLALLSTGALFAAALAFAWERVGARRALVMAVLGFAVGLGVEVLGSRTGFPFGQYSYAGAPGPTLLGVPLLVPLGWFALPLAAALLSGGRAWLAGLLLVGWDVGLEPLMTAQGYWRWSDPVPLWAGAPVQNFLGWWAVGTGLSWALVGLAPGLFGRPGRGWGVHETRVEVPVTSRLLRVERAPQPNLSRLSFAAAYPVETFFLPGGLVLVGRYVEAAVTLAAMLAALALVWAVRGRR